In the Quercus lobata isolate SW786 chromosome 5, ValleyOak3.0 Primary Assembly, whole genome shotgun sequence genome, one interval contains:
- the LOC115990973 gene encoding TMV resistance protein N-like: MSSISSQEASSSSSFSSSTSRWKYDVFLSFRGEDTCTSFTDHLYVALKQRGIVIFGDEENLEIGKSISSKFLKAIKESRFAIVILSRKFASSAWCLDELTKIIGCLKETTTTVFPIFYDVDPSDVRKQIGAFAQAFSKHEEHFMDNIEKV, from the coding sequence ATGTCTTCCATTAGCTCTCAGGAGGCCTCCTCTTCATCATCATTTTCATCTTCAACATCTCGGTGGAAATATGATGTCTTTCTTAGTTTTAGAGGTGAAGACACTTGCACTAGTTTTACAGACCATCTATATGTTGCTTTAAAACAAAGGGGCATAGTTATCTTTGGAGATGAGGAAAATCTTGAGATAGGAAAATCTATTTCATCGAAGTTCttgaaagcaataaaagaatCAAGATTTGCAATTGTCATTCTCTCAAGAAAATTTGCATCATCAGCATGGTGCTTGGATGAACTTACAAAGATAATTGGATGCCTGAAAGAGACAACCACAACTGTTTTTCCAATATTTTATGATGTGGACCCATCTGATGTACGAAAACAAATAGGCGCTTTTGCCCAAGCCTTTTCTAAACATGAAGAACATTTTATGGACAATATAGAGAAAGTGTAA